From a single Brassica oleracea var. oleracea cultivar TO1000 chromosome C5, BOL, whole genome shotgun sequence genomic region:
- the LOC106296111 gene encoding prolyl endopeptidase-like, translating to MGSLSAFEERLQYPTARRDESIVEDYHGVRIADPYRWLEDPEAEEVKDFVEKQVNLSDSLLKTCETKEKLHEKITKLIDHPRYDTPFKRGNSYFYFHNTGLQAQSVLYIQDDLDAEAEVLLDPNTLSDDGTVSLNSLAVSEDGKYMAYGLCSSGSDWVTIKVMKIEDKKTVESDTLSWVKFSGITWTHDGLGFFYSRYPAPQEGDKIDAGTETNSNLYHELYYHFLETDQSEDVLCWRDQDNPKHMFGSKVTDDGKYLIMTIEEGCDPVNKVYHCDLSSLPKLGLEGYRGSKSLLPFIKLIDTFEAQYIAIANDETLFNFFTNKDAPKYKLVRVDLNEPSTWNDVIPEHEKDVLSTACVVNGNQLVVSYMSDVKHILQIRDLESGSLLHTLPVDIGSVGGVFARRKDTTFFFRFTSFLTPGVIYKCDLSNEAPLVTVFREIDVPGFDRTAFQATQVFYPSKDGTKIPMFIVARKEIELDGSHPCLLYAYGGFSASMTPFFSATRIVLSRHLGAVFCFANIRGGGEYGEEWHKAGALGNKQNCFDDFIAGAEYLVSAGYTQPKKLCIEGSSNGGILIGACINQRPDLFGCALAHVGVMDMLRFHKFTIGHAWTSEFGCSDKEEEFHWLIKYSPLHNVKRPWEQKRDGFVQYPSTMLLTADHDDRVVPLHTFKLLATMQYELGLSLENSPQTNPIIARIEVKAGHGAGRPTQKIIDEAADRYGFMAKMVDATWLD from the exons ATGGGATCTCTCTCGGCGTTTGAGGAGCGGCTGCAGTACCCGACGGCAAGGCGGGATGAGTCCATCGTTGAAGATTATCACGGCGTTAGAATCGCCGATCCTTACCGTTG GTTGGAAGATCCAGAAGCAGAGGAAGTGAAAGACTTTGTAGAGAAGCAAGTGAACTTGTCAGATTCACTGTTAAAAACTTGTGAAACAAAGGAAAAGCTTCATGAGAAAATCACGAAGCTCATTGATCATCCTCGCTATGATACTCCCTTCAAGCGAGGGAACAGTTACTTTTACTTCCATAACACGGGTCTTCAAGCTCAGAGTGTGCTTTATATCCAG GATGATTTGGATGCGGAAGCAGAGGTTTTGCTTGACCCCAATACACTTAGTGATGATGGAACAGTTTCTTTAAACTCTTTGGCTGTGAGTGAGGATGGTAAGTATATGGCTTATGGGCTTTGCTCAAGTGGTAGTGATTGGGTGACTATTAAAGTTATGAAGATTGAAGATAAGAAGACAGTGGAGTCTGATACTTTATCTTGG GTTAAATTTAGTGGGATTACATGGACACACGATGGTCTAGGTTTTTTCTACAGCCGTTACCCAGCTCCACA AGAGGGAGATAAGATAGATGCTGGCACAGAGACTAACTCTAACCTTTACCATGAGTTGTACTACCATTTCCTAGAGACCGATCAATCTGAAGATGTTTTATGTTGGAGAGACCAAGACAATCCTAAACACATGTTCGGTTCTAAAGTCACTGATGATGGAAAG TACTTAATCATGACCATTGAAGAAGGGTGTGACCCTGTAAACAAAGTTTATCACTGTGATCTCTCATCACTTCCTAAATTAGGTCTAGAAGGTTATAGAGGAAGCAAATCTCTACTTCCGTTTATAAAGCTCATCGACACATTTGAAGCACAGTATATTGCTATCGCAAACGACGAGACACTGTTTAATTTCTTTACAAACAAAGATGCACCAAAGTACAAGCTAGTTCGTGTTGATCTAAACGAACCGAGCACTTGGAATGATGTTATACCCGAGCACGAGAAAGATGTCCTCTCAACAGCATGTGTAGTCAACGGAAACCAGCTTGTGGTTAGCTACATGAGCGATGTAAAACACATCTTGCAGATTAGAGACTTGGAGTCCGGTTCCTTGCTTCACACGTTACCTGTAGATATTGGTTCGGTGGGTGGAGTTTTTGCTAGGCGTAAAGACACAACCTTCTTCTTTAGGTTCACAAGCTTCCTTACTCCTGGTGTGATTTACAAATGTGACTTATCTAATGAAGCTCCACTAGTTACAGTCTTCCGTGAAATCGATGTACCTGGATTCGATAGAACAGCATTTCAAGCCACTCAG GTATTTTATCCGAGTAAGGATGGAACAAAGATACCAATGTTCATTGTGGCTAGAAAAGAGATAGAGCTGGACGGATCACACCCTTGTTTGCTCTATGCGTATGGTGGGTTTAGCGCAAGCATGACGCCTTTTTTCAGTGCAACTCGTATTGTGCTTAGTAGACATCTTGGTGCTGTGTTCTGTTTTGCAAACATACGTGGTGGTGGTGAGTATGGTGAGGAGTGGCATAAAGCTGGCGCGCTTGGCAATAAGCAGAACTGCTTCGATGATTTTATTGCTGGAGCAGAGTATTTGGTTTCTGCTGGTTATACACAACCGAAGAAACTTTGTATTGAAGGGAGTAGTAACGGTGGGATACTAATTGGGGCTTGCATTAATCAG AGACCGGATCTGTTTGGGTGTGCTTTGGCTCATGTTGGAGTCATGGACATGCTAAGGTTTCACAAGTTTACTATAGGACATGCTTGGACTTCTGAGTTTGGTTGTTCTGACAAGGAAGAGGAGTTCCATTGGTTGATAAA GTATTCGCCTCTGCATAATGTAAAGAGGCCATGGGAACAGAAGAGGGATGGATTTGTTCAGTATCCATCTACGATGTTGTTAACTGCTGATCATGATGATAGAGTTGTCCCACTTCATACATTCAAGTTGCTTGCG ACAATGCAATATGAATTAGGTTTGAGTTTAGAGAATAGTCCACAGACGAACCCTATAATTGCTCGGATTGAAGTTAAAGCCGGGCACGGAGCAGGACGTCCAACACAAAAGATT ATTGATGAAGCGGCTGATCGGTATGGGTTTATGGCGAAGATGGTGGATGCTACATGGCTGGACTGA
- the LOC106296112 gene encoding putative tRNA pseudouridine synthase Pus10, whose product MSDEAKPSSGEHKSGLVYEAARSLHSTAVKDLLSLGVCERCIFRLVSVEPFDSDLSSVSASTLRSWLESGDEEDASSSCSRVCIVCLGVLQLVFSDAKQTLVRSECGSDYAARIMDLVKEEGHEFDSFALEVSVPSTIVENERAVLFYLKGKYNSEGWVQSEKISVKDALKVLVLDPLKASLGAKSDSSSFHIRLTYSKASDEAQSASETTKHERKKRKTGEENGSTCMSENSFEKVYEPCILSVHCNKMPIFFSGRYFKYSRNVSQSRWIIDDERMGEASVEEIIGGNILPACFGDSYKFHAAGREDIDVRMLGSGRPFLVEVQNSRKCPSQESLMEIEEKINNSEKKLVGVKDLKFIGSQCWAMMREGEAEKQKQYAALVWISRPLEEKDINSITALKELKILQKTPVRVLHRRSPLERERTIHWMKVEKIKGSSHYFLLHLCTQAGTYIKEFVHGDLGRTSPSMGSILGCRAEIIQLDVTDVKMGDS is encoded by the exons ATGTCCGACGAAGCAAAACCCTCGTCCGGCGAGCACAAGTCAGGACTTGTGTACGAAGCAGCTCGATCACTGCATTCTACTGCTGTGAAAGATCTGCTATCTCTAGGG GTGTGCGAGAGGTGTATTTTCCGATTGGTATCCGTCGAGCCTTTTGATTCCGATTTGTCGTCGGTCTCGGCGTCAACTCTGCGGAGCTGGCTAGAATCCGGCGACGAGGAAGATGCCTCATCTAGCTGCTCCAGAGTCTGCATTGTCTGTTTAGGTGTATTGCAGCTCGTTTTCTCCGATGCCAAGCAAACGCTGGTGAGATCGGAGTGTGGTAGTGATTACGCCGCAAGGATAATGGACTTGGTGAAGGAGGAAGGTCACGAGTTCGATAGCTTTGCTCTCGAAGTCTCTGTTCCTTCAACTATCGTGGAGAATGAGCGTGCCGTCTT ATTTTACCTTAAAGGAAAGTATAACAGTGAAGGTTGGGTGCAGAGCGAAAAGATCTCTGTAAAGGATGCCTTGAAAGTTCTAGTCTTGGATCCTCTTAAAGCATCGTTG GGTGCTAAATCAGATTCAAGCTCTTTTCACATCCGTTTGACTTACTCTAAGGCATCAGATGAGGCTCAAAGTGCGTCTGAAACTACAAAGCATGAGAGAAAGAAGAGGAAAACAG GCGAAGAGAATGGATCAACCTGTATGTCCGAGAATTCATTTGAAAAG GTTTATGAACCATGCATCTTGTCAGTTCACTGCAACAAGATGCCTATCTTTTTTAGTGGGAGATACTTCAAA TACTCTAGAAATGTAAGTCAATCACGATGGATTATTGATGATGAAAGAATGGGTGAAGCGTCTGTTGAG GAGATAATTGGTGGAAATATTCTTCCAGCATGCTTTGGGGATTCCTACAAGTTCCATGCTGCTGGCAGAGAAGATATTGAT GTACGAATGTTGGGTTCAGGCAGACCTTTCTTAGTCGAGGTTCAGAACTCTCGAAAATGCCCATCCCAGGAATCATTGATGGAAATTGAAGAGAAGATAAACAACTCAGAGAAAAAACTA GTCGGAGTTAAAGACCTTAAATTCATAGGAAGTCAGTGTTGGGCAATGATGCGTGAAGGAGAAGCAGAAAAACAG AAGCAATATGCTGCACTTGTATGGATTTCTCGTCCACTTGAAGAGAAAGATATCAACTCAATTACTGCCCTGAAAGAATTG AAAATCTTGCAGAAAACACCAGTAAGAGTGCTTCACCGCCGAAGTCCATTGGAACGTGAAAGGACTATACACTG GATGAAAGTGGAAAAGATTAAAGGAAGCTCTCACTACTTTCTACTGCATCTATGCACACAG GCTGGAACATACATCAAAGAGTTTGTTCATGGAGATCTTGGTCGTACCAGTCCAAG CATGGGATCAATTTTAGGATGCAGGGCGGAGATAATACAACTTGATGTCACTGATGTCAAAATGGGCGATTCTTAA
- the LOC106293301 gene encoding transketolase, chloroplastic-like isoform X2 — protein sequence MLLYALLHLAGYDNVLEEDLKSFRQWGSKTPGHPENFETPGIEVTTGPLGQGIANAVGLALAEKHLAARFNKPGAKVDHYTYVILGDGCQMEVFQMKQPF from the exons ATGTTGCTTTACGCTTTGCTTCACCTCGCCGGCTACGACAATGTCTTG GAGGAGGATTTGAAGAGTTTCAGACAATGGGGAAGCAAGACACCAGGACATCCCGAGAATTTCGAGACTCCTGGGATTGAAGTCACTACTG GTCCTCTTGGACAAGGAATAGCCAATGCTGTTGGTTTAGCTCTTGCTGAGAAGCACTTAGCTGCTCGGTTCAACAAACCTGGCGCTAAAGTTGACCACTACAC GTATGTGATCCTTGGAGATGGTTGTCAGATGGAGGTATTTCAAATGAAGCAGCCTTTCTAG
- the LOC106293301 gene encoding transketolase, chloroplastic-like isoform X1 translates to MLLYALLHLAGYDNVLEEDLKSFRQWGSKTPGHPENFETPGIEVTTAGPLGQGIANAVGLALAEKHLAARFNKPGAKVDHYTYVILGDGCQMEVFQMKQPF, encoded by the exons ATGTTGCTTTACGCTTTGCTTCACCTCGCCGGCTACGACAATGTCTTG GAGGAGGATTTGAAGAGTTTCAGACAATGGGGAAGCAAGACACCAGGACATCCCGAGAATTTCGAGACTCCTGGGATTGAAGTCACTACTG CAGGTCCTCTTGGACAAGGAATAGCCAATGCTGTTGGTTTAGCTCTTGCTGAGAAGCACTTAGCTGCTCGGTTCAACAAACCTGGCGCTAAAGTTGACCACTACAC GTATGTGATCCTTGGAGATGGTTGTCAGATGGAGGTATTTCAAATGAAGCAGCCTTTCTAG
- the LOC106293299 gene encoding L-ascorbate oxidase homolog, which produces MKNTKMAANCKIAYAFVIGLSLLIATAAEDPYIFYEWHVTYGTISPMGVQQQGILINKMFPGPEIRSVTNDNLIINVFNELDEPFLISWAGIQNRKNSFQDGVYGTTCPIPPGKNYTYVLQVKDQIGSFYYFPSLGIHKAAGGFGGIRISSRPMIPVPFPPPADDYTVLIGDWYKTDHKALRAQLDNGGKLPLPDGILINGLNSGATLNIQPGNTYRLRISNVGLQNSLNFRIQNHEMKLVEVEGTHTLQNVYSSLDVHVGQSYSVLITANQPAKDYYIVVSSRFTPKVLTTTGVLHYSNSAGPVSGPIPAAPIPLSWSFSQARTIRTNLTASGPRPNPQGTYHYGMVNVTRTIKLVSSAGQIEGKQRYAVNSASFTPSDTPLKLADYFKIDGVYNPGSISDQPTDAPIFPVTSVLQADYKAFVEIVFENWEDIVQSWHFNGHSFFVVGMELGKWRRDTRKIYNLNDAVSRCTIQVYPRSWTAIYVGLDNVGMWNLRSEFWERQYLGQQLYVRVYTNSTSLRDEYQIPTNALLCGRASGAHKGLLLSGFEN; this is translated from the exons ATGAAGAACACTAAAATGGCTGCAAACTGCAAAATCGCATATGCTTTTGTTATAGGTTTATCGCTTCTAATTGCCACAGCGGCCGAAGATCCATACATATTCTATGAGTGGCACGTAACCTATGGTACTATCTCTCCTATGGGGGTTCAACAACAG GGTATATTGATTAACAAGATGTTTCCGGGACCTGAAATACGCTCTGTCACCAATGATAATCTCATCATCAACGTATTCAACGAACTCGATGAGCCTTTTCTTATTTCATG GGCCGGGATACAAAACAGAAAGAACTCGTTCCAAGACGGAGTGTATGGAACGACGTGCCCAATCCCGCCGGGGAAGAACTACACTTACGTTCTTCAGGTTAAGGATCAGATCGGAAGCTTCTATTACTTCCCATCGCTTGGCATTCACAAAGCTGCAGGTGGTTTCGGAGGTATTCGTATCTCTAGCCGTCCAATGATCCCCGTTCCTTTCCCTCCTCCCGCTGATGACTACACTGTTCTTATCGGTGACTGGTACAAGACCGATCATAAG GCCTTGAGAGCGCAGCTCGATAATGGCGGAAAGCTTCCTTTACCAGATGGAATTCTCATTAATGGTCTTAATAGTGGTGCTACACTCAACATTCAACCAG GTAATACATATAGGCTGAGAATATCAAATGTAGGATTGCAAAACTCTCTCAACTTCCGCATTCAGAACCATGAGATGAAGTTGGTTGAAGTCGAAGGGACACACACTCTTCAGAACGTGTACTCATCGCTTGATGTTCACGTTGGTCAGTCTTACTCGGTCCTTATAACGGCTAACCAGCCTGCAAAAGATTACTACATTGTGGTCTCTAGTAGGTTTACCCCAAAAGTCCTCACCACCACCGGTGTTCTCCACTATAGTAATTCTGCTGGACCTGTTTCTGGACCTATCCCTGCTGCACCAATTCCATTGAGCTGGTCTTTTAGCCAAGCTCGAACCATCAG GACCAACCTAACAGCGAGTGGACCAAGACCAAACCCACAAGGTACATACCACTATGGTATGGTAAATGTCACTAGAACCATCAAACTTGTTAGCTCTGCTGGACAGATCGAAGGCAAACAACGATACGCCGTGAACAGTGCATCATTTACCCCATCAGACACCCCTTTGAAACTCGCGGATTACTTCAAGATAGATGGCGTGTATAATCCTGGAAGCATATCTGACCAGCCCACAGATGCACCAATATTCCCTGTCACATCTGTCTTGCAAGCTGATTACAAAGCCTTTGTGGAGATTGTCTTTGAGAACTGGGAAGATATTGTCCAAAGCTGGCACTTCAACGGTCACTCTTTCTTTGTTGTTGG AATGGAGTTGGGAAAGTGGAGGCGTGACACGAGAAAAATATACAATCTAAACGATGCAGTCTCACGCTGCACTATTCAG GTGTATCCAAGATCATGGACTGCAATATACGTAGGACTAGACAACGTAGGAATGTGGAACCTGAGATCGGAGTTCTGGGAAAGACAATACTTGGGACAACAGTTATACGTGCGTGTGTACACAAACTCGACTTCTCTCAGAGATGAATATCAGATCCCGACGAACGCTCTTCTATGTGGTAGGGCTAGTGGAGCCCACAAAGGACTGCTTTTGAGTGGCTTTGAAAACTGA
- the LOC106295732 gene encoding dehydrin ERD10-like: MAEEYKNASEEFKNVPEHESTPKVATTEEPSATTGEVKDRGLFDFLGKKEEVKPQETTTLESEFEHKAQVSEPPAFVAKHEEEEEREHKPTLLEKLHHKHEEEEEENKPSLLQKLHRSNSSSSSSDEEGEDGEKRKKEKKKIAEEDEKTKEDRKGVMEQIREKFPHGTKTEDDTPVIATLPVKEETVEHPEEKKRLMEKIKEKLPGHSEKPEDSQVVDTAAAVPVTEKTAEHPEEKKGLMGKIKEKLPGYHAKSTEEEEKKKEKESDDLEG, from the exons ATGGCTGAAGAGTACAAGAACGCTTCGGAGGAGTTCAAGAACGTCCCTGAACACGAGTCGACCCCAAAGGTTGCCACCACGGAGGAACCATCTGCGACGACGGGAGAGGTTAAGGATCGTGGACTGTTTGACTTCTTGGGGAAAAAAGAGGAAGTGAAACCTCAAGAGACGACGACACTTGAGTCAGAGTTTGAGCACAAGGCTCAGGTCTCGGAACCGCCGGCGTTTGTGGCGAAGCACGAAGAAGAGGAAGAGAGGGAGCATAAGCCTACTCTCCTCGAGAAGCTTCACCATAAGCACGAGGAAGAAGAAGAAGAGAACAAACCTAGTCTCCTCCAGAAGCTTCACCGATCCAATAGCTCTTCCTCT TCAAGCGATGAAGAAGGAGAAGATGGTGAGAAGAGGAAGAAGGAGAAGAAGAAGATCGCTGAAGAAGATGAGAAAACAAAGGAAGATAGAAAAGGGGTAATGGAGCAGATCAGGGAGAAGTTTCCACACGGAACAAAGACAGAGGATGACACTCCAGTCATCGCCACCCTGCCGGTGAAGGAGGAAACGGTAGAGCATCCGGAGGAGAAGAAAAGACTGATGGAGAAGATCAAGGAGAAGCTTCCAGGTCACAGCGAGAAACCAGAGGATTCTCAAGTGGTCGACACGGCGGCTGCAGTACCAGTGACGGAGAAAACGGCGGAGCATCCGGAAGAGAAGAAAGGACTGATGGGGAAGATCAAAGAGAAGCTCCCAGGTTATCACGCCAAGAGCACTGAAGAGGAGGAGAAGAAGAAAGAAAAGGAGTCCGATGATTTAGAAGGATGA